A window of the bacterium genome harbors these coding sequences:
- a CDS encoding glycosyltransferase family 2 protein translates to MNKTLPANVFHYLEKKSYKDWQLEWEEVSGIQAVIVVPAISEYENIKRLLISLIKNDSASLEKSLVIFIVNNSVTADDEIRRDNQSTIEFLRQIIHGKSNDQLSKDILESGLRIGLIDASFEGKEFGEKLSGVGLSRKVGMDLSLTCFDYSTQNKKIIISLDADCIVEKNYLQEIINSFETKKISVANIEFEHNLSESGIHKSGIISYEIFLRHYVAGLLFAKSPFAFHTVGSTVVCDHDAYITTGGMNTKKAAEDFYFLEKLAKHYKIDRIFNTKVKPSSRESWRVPFGTGRTMMELSSNKKEILVYDPDIYLIIKNWLELSYSDLSVNIELLLAEAKKNHFELFNFLIERKFTQDWSKILENSKSVRQLDYQRKNWFDAFETLKLTHYLRDKAFPMMDLFSGTKKFFQIANYTPKFDLENVNNNSVDDLLLLLDEMRTFEFQLHEEMNQ, encoded by the coding sequence ATGAATAAAACTCTTCCTGCAAACGTTTTTCATTACCTCGAAAAAAAATCTTACAAGGATTGGCAGCTCGAGTGGGAAGAAGTTTCCGGGATACAAGCTGTTATTGTCGTGCCAGCCATTAGTGAATATGAGAATATAAAAAGACTTTTAATTTCATTAATCAAGAATGACAGTGCTAGTTTGGAGAAGAGTCTCGTAATTTTTATTGTGAACAATTCTGTTACCGCAGATGATGAAATTAGGAGGGATAATCAAAGCACCATTGAATTTTTAAGACAAATAATACACGGCAAATCTAACGATCAGTTATCAAAAGACATTTTGGAATCAGGATTGAGGATCGGACTAATCGATGCTTCCTTCGAAGGAAAAGAATTTGGTGAGAAATTGAGTGGTGTGGGACTTTCAAGAAAAGTTGGAATGGATTTGTCGTTAACTTGTTTTGATTATTCAACTCAAAATAAAAAAATAATTATCTCGTTGGATGCCGATTGCATTGTTGAAAAAAACTATCTTCAGGAAATAATAAATTCCTTTGAGACAAAAAAAATTTCTGTTGCAAATATTGAATTCGAACATAATCTTTCTGAGAGCGGTATACACAAATCGGGGATAATTTCATACGAAATATTTTTGCGGCATTATGTTGCTGGACTTCTATTCGCAAAATCACCATTTGCTTTCCATACTGTTGGCTCAACCGTCGTATGTGATCATGATGCCTACATCACCACAGGTGGTATGAACACAAAAAAAGCTGCAGAAGATTTTTACTTTCTTGAAAAACTTGCCAAGCATTATAAAATTGATCGAATATTTAATACGAAGGTAAAACCTTCTTCGCGCGAATCGTGGAGGGTTCCTTTCGGCACAGGAAGAACTATGATGGAACTCTCTTCAAATAAAAAAGAAATTCTGGTGTACGATCCGGACATATATTTAATTATTAAAAATTGGCTGGAATTGTCTTACTCTGATTTATCAGTGAACATTGAGTTATTACTCGCAGAAGCAAAAAAAAATCATTTTGAATTATTCAATTTTCTGATCGAGAGAAAGTTCACACAGGATTGGAGCAAAATACTTGAGAACAGTAAATCAGTCAGACAATTAGATTATCAAAGAAAGAATTGGTTCGATGCTTTTGAGACGCTCAAGCTGACACATTATTTGAGAGATAAAGCTTTTCCGATGATGGATTTATTTTCCGGAACTAAAAAGTTTTTTCAGATTGCTAATTATACTCCTAAATTTGATTTGGAAAATGTTAATAATAATTCAGTAGATGATCTGCTATTGTTGCTTGACGAAATGCGCACATTTGAATTTCAACTTCACGAAGAAATGAATCAATGA
- the miaA gene encoding tRNA (adenosine(37)-N6)-dimethylallyltransferase MiaA — translation MPFELVTILGPTAVGKTRIAVNLASKINGEIISADSRQVYTGMDIGTGKDLIEFKKNNIKYHLIDIVDPTEEYNIFRFAQDFKLSLESIKNAGRFPLMVGGSGLYLSVVLQSYQLPSVTDFETDDLGKKSMSELQEMLLQLKPKLHNITDFNSQKRLIKAILIEQARKQSDNKVININSLNVGIKLNREEIKNRITERLKSRLANGMIDEVKGLIQKGVSHEKLQNFGLEYKFISLHLIGKLNYNDMFQKLNSSIHTFAKKQMTWFRKMEKEGVEINWFRPEQYDEIENFVLSKLNNE, via the coding sequence ATGCCTTTCGAATTGGTCACAATCTTAGGACCGACTGCTGTTGGTAAAACGAGAATAGCAGTAAATCTTGCTTCCAAGATAAATGGTGAAATTATCTCGGCTGATTCCCGACAGGTTTATACTGGTATGGATATCGGTACAGGAAAGGATCTTATCGAGTTCAAAAAAAATAATATTAAATATCATCTGATTGATATAGTTGATCCAACTGAAGAATACAATATTTTCCGTTTTGCACAGGATTTTAAATTATCACTCGAATCAATTAAAAATGCCGGCAGGTTTCCACTAATGGTTGGCGGATCAGGATTGTACTTGTCTGTAGTTCTCCAGTCGTATCAACTTCCTTCTGTAACTGACTTTGAAACTGATGATTTAGGAAAAAAATCTATGTCTGAACTGCAGGAAATGCTATTACAGTTAAAACCAAAACTGCACAATATTACCGATTTCAATTCCCAAAAAAGACTTATAAAAGCAATTCTAATCGAACAAGCAAGAAAGCAATCTGATAATAAAGTAATTAATATCAACTCTTTAAATGTTGGGATAAAACTGAATCGCGAGGAAATAAAGAACAGGATAACTGAAAGATTAAAATCAAGATTAGCTAACGGAATGATAGATGAAGTAAAAGGGTTAATTCAAAAAGGAGTATCACATGAAAAGCTTCAGAATTTTGGATTGGAGTACAAATTTATTTCTCTGCACTTAATAGGCAAGCTTAACTATAACGATATGTTCCAGAAACTTAACAGCTCAATTCACACATTCGCAAAGAAGCAAATGACGTGGTTCCGAAAGATGGAGAAAGAAGGGGTCGAAATAAACTGGTTCCGTCCCGAACAGTACGACGAAATAGAAAATTTTGTCCTTTCTAAATTGAATAATGAATAA
- a CDS encoding T9SS type A sorting domain-containing protein — translation MEIEILSGRFNTSDTVAARGNFNGWGRHDLVPSTLDPNFYISEVPDTVFGAEVGDTIITGYKFFYTPSNWEGGSDRRYILTQDDYNNGEAVISRAFNDGTLETVTNQPTDVIFTVDCNNAISAINNQPFPVVNTVHMAGGTPPLQWPDLGWPDAQIDRMIPMYDDGATGGDETAGDKIFTATVTFPAYTIFEIQYKYGINYADAVNNGGGNDNENAIGANHVIELFALAWQCRVDNVFGTMGNHAFTTDVNDLPGSTPVAYALEQNFPNPFNPSTKINYSIPTEGFVTLDVYNSIGQKVANLVSESKTAGTYTVNFDASNLTSGIYFYKISSGNFTETKKMILLK, via the coding sequence ATGGAAATTGAAATACTTTCTGGTAGATTTAATACTTCCGATACTGTCGCTGCCAGAGGTAATTTCAATGGATGGGGTCGGCACGACCTTGTTCCAAGCACTCTAGACCCAAATTTTTATATCAGCGAAGTTCCTGATACAGTATTTGGTGCTGAAGTTGGCGATACCATTATAACCGGGTATAAATTTTTCTATACACCAAGTAACTGGGAAGGCGGATCTGACAGAAGATACATTCTTACCCAGGATGATTACAACAACGGCGAAGCTGTAATTTCACGTGCATTCAATGACGGTACTCTTGAAACGGTTACCAATCAGCCAACTGACGTTATATTTACAGTCGATTGCAATAATGCAATTTCTGCAATAAATAACCAGCCATTTCCTGTGGTAAATACTGTTCATATGGCAGGTGGAACACCTCCTTTACAATGGCCTGATCTTGGTTGGCCTGATGCACAGATAGATAGAATGATTCCTATGTATGATGACGGAGCGACAGGTGGAGATGAAACAGCTGGTGATAAAATATTTACGGCGACTGTTACATTTCCTGCATATACGATTTTTGAAATTCAGTACAAGTATGGTATCAATTACGCCGACGCTGTAAATAATGGTGGCGGAAACGATAATGAAAATGCCATAGGCGCTAACCATGTGATTGAATTATTTGCTCTTGCATGGCAGTGCCGTGTTGATAATGTATTCGGTACAATGGGAAATCATGCATTCACAACAGATGTGAACGATCTTCCAGGTTCAACTCCAGTTGCTTATGCTCTTGAGCAGAACTTCCCGAATCCATTCAATCCATCAACAAAGATTAATTACAGTATTCCGACTGAAGGATTTGTAACACTTGATGTTTACAATTCAATCGGACAGAAAGTTGCTAACTTAGTAAGCGAATCAAAGACAGCTGGAACTTACACGGTTAACTTTGATGCTTCTAATCTTACAAGTGGAATATATTTCTACAAGATCAGCTCTGGCAACTTTACTGAAACAAAGAAAATGATTTTATTGAAGTAA
- a CDS encoding RNA polymerase sigma factor, producing the protein MEEKELIEKAQAGDKQSLAELVKQYEQTIYNFAFKICRDKNYAEHIMQETFYSMVKSLHQFDHNSKLSTWLYRIVANHCLMMARKAKSRSFVSLDDEENLFEDRYAADWSTIPYKDTENKELKKILDMAIQNLSPDYRLVFLLRDVEGLSTEETAKVTDLSVPAVKSRLHRARAFLRKEINEAFSR; encoded by the coding sequence ATGGAAGAAAAAGAGCTTATTGAAAAAGCGCAGGCCGGCGATAAGCAATCTCTGGCAGAGTTGGTAAAGCAGTACGAACAAACTATTTACAATTTTGCATTTAAGATTTGCCGGGATAAAAATTATGCTGAGCATATTATGCAGGAAACTTTTTACAGTATGGTTAAATCACTTCATCAGTTTGACCATAATTCAAAACTATCAACATGGCTGTACCGGATAGTTGCCAACCATTGCCTGATGATGGCCAGAAAAGCAAAGAGCCGGTCTTTTGTTTCACTTGATGATGAGGAAAATCTTTTTGAAGACAGATATGCAGCTGACTGGAGTACAATTCCATATAAGGATACAGAGAACAAGGAACTAAAAAAAATTCTTGATATGGCAATACAGAATTTATCACCGGATTATAGACTCGTATTTCTTTTACGGGATGTTGAAGGCCTTTCAACGGAAGAAACCGCAAAGGTTACTGATCTGTCTGTACCAGCAGTAAAGTCAAGACTTCACCGTGCAAGAGCTTTTCTAAGAAAAGAAATTAATGAGGCATTCAGCAGATGA
- a CDS encoding zf-HC2 domain-containing protein — MKKEKITCKEVMKHVCESLGENLNDEKCAEVKNHLDTCPHCKEYFKSVEITIECYRKYNVQVPEEAHGRLMKMLGLEE; from the coding sequence ATGAAAAAAGAAAAAATAACCTGCAAGGAAGTAATGAAGCACGTTTGTGAAAGTTTGGGTGAAAACCTGAATGATGAAAAATGTGCAGAAGTTAAAAATCATCTTGATACTTGCCCGCATTGCAAAGAATATTTTAAATCAGTAGAAATAACAATTGAGTGCTATAGAAAATATAACGTTCAAGTGCCGGAAGAAGCTCATGGCCGATTAATGAAAATGCTTGGCTTGGAGGAATAA
- a CDS encoding PorV/PorQ family protein, translating to MKKFIIIFLLLSVGCLFGQSKIGSTAAPFLNIGVGPRAISMGGAFVATSNDISSLYWNPAGASRSNTNEAIFAHSSWFADITYEWAAAMVKLGDAGTVGLNLTYLNYGEMEITTLAEQDGTGQMFSAHDLSLGMTYAYNLTDRFSLGGTVKYIQQKIWNTSASAFAVDLGVLFLSDIYGLRIAATITNFGTGMRMDGQDLFVQHDIDPNNYGNNEQILASLRTDEFPLPLTFRIGLAMDVVDSEEHRVTLAADALHPNDNDESINVGGEYMFNNLIAFRLGYKSLFLSNSEEGFTAGVGLNYNFTTDFGVRVDYAYQDFGMLDYTQHFSLGIKF from the coding sequence ATGAAAAAGTTTATAATAATATTTCTTTTACTCTCTGTTGGCTGTTTATTTGGTCAATCAAAAATTGGATCGACTGCGGCACCGTTTCTTAATATAGGTGTTGGACCTCGAGCGATTTCAATGGGTGGAGCTTTTGTTGCCACGTCAAATGATATAAGCTCATTGTACTGGAATCCGGCGGGTGCTTCCCGAAGCAATACTAATGAAGCGATCTTTGCACATTCCAGCTGGTTCGCTGATATTACGTATGAATGGGCCGCTGCAATGGTAAAATTAGGAGATGCTGGCACTGTGGGTTTAAACCTTACTTATCTGAACTATGGTGAAATGGAAATAACAACCTTAGCTGAGCAGGACGGTACAGGGCAGATGTTCTCAGCACACGATCTTTCGCTGGGGATGACTTATGCTTATAACCTGACTGACAGATTCTCACTCGGTGGAACGGTTAAATACATTCAGCAGAAAATTTGGAATACTTCCGCAAGTGCTTTCGCAGTTGATCTTGGTGTATTATTCTTGTCTGATATTTATGGATTAAGGATCGCAGCTACAATCACAAACTTTGGAACCGGGATGAGAATGGACGGACAGGATTTGTTTGTCCAGCACGATATTGATCCAAATAATTATGGTAACAACGAACAGATACTTGCATCCCTCAGAACCGATGAATTCCCACTTCCATTAACTTTCAGAATTGGTCTGGCAATGGATGTTGTGGATAGTGAAGAACATCGGGTTACTTTGGCTGCTGATGCTTTACACCCGAATGATAACGATGAATCAATAAATGTTGGTGGTGAATATATGTTTAATAATCTTATTGCATTCAGATTAGGTTATAAATCATTGTTCCTTTCTAATTCCGAAGAAGGATTTACTGCCGGGGTTGGATTAAACTATAATTTCACTACTGATTTTGGTGTCAGAGTAGATTATGCTTACCAGGATTTTGGTATGCTTGATTATACTCAACATTTTTCATTAGGCATTAAATTTTGA
- a CDS encoding TonB-dependent receptor — MKILSQIFLSLLIVSNQIIFAGTTGRLAGRVTDATGEPLPFVNVVIMGTTLGAATDIDGYYSIINVPPGNYEVKASAIGYNSVTYQDVKVSIDLTTTIDFQLSEASVELGEEVVVIATKPLVKMDLTASTSIVGDDVISQLPVAEVQDVLKLQAGVVVSGGNIHIRGGRANQVAYQIDGVPVTDVYDGSSVINVNQNSVQELQVISGAFNAEYGQAQSGVVNLVTKDGNNEFNGNLQLYSGDYVSDRTDVFTNVDDLNPIGIRNIEGSLSGPILQDELFFYVNGRYYYNAGYLYGQRVYLISDRAIENPITQEFEVQESGDGEFVSMNESETIYGQGKLTYQLFQGFKLSYNYLLEQRDYFDYDHNNKLTPDNNLQRFNKSYTNILAINHAVSNNSFYTLNLSYAYRDYRQYLFEEIYTGNAAKPTNYEDNSTVVTPPYSFAVGGTNNNRFVRNTGTYGAKLDWTSQLTQEINLQFGGDYRYNEIYLENINLVPMVDENGQKVTPYNVDVPNISSTDYDTYNHEPNEIAGYVQSKFEAFNLIFNLGLRVDYFQPDGVVLNDPTDPNIYNPLKPNNRFNDANGNGVQDPGEASKTFEERETYWYRDATSKTQVSPRVGLAFPISANGVVHFSYGHFLQLPRYEYLYQNPRFKLGVNSGNAGLFGNADLEPQKTVKGEIGLQQQIGDDMSVDATVFFEDFRNLTGTQTQDVVVFGGAQTYSQYINSDFGSSRGFVLKFTKRFSGGFAAYVDYTFSDTKGNASDPADSRNAALGGALPETYIAPLNWDQTHTLNVSLAYSKASDWGFSLIGNFFSGQPYTPAVNKNTRVTQNAFPRNSADKPTIVNVDLRVYKDFEIASGTLLSVFLRVFNLLDFDNPVNIYTDTGDPFFTFAKLEAEKINPTLYNNSLDELYTNPTYFSEPRRVELGLGLNF; from the coding sequence ATGAAAATACTCTCACAGATTTTTCTATCATTGTTGATAGTTTCCAACCAGATAATATTTGCAGGAACAACAGGCAGACTAGCAGGTCGTGTTACGGATGCAACCGGTGAACCTCTTCCTTTCGTAAATGTTGTTATTATGGGAACAACACTGGGTGCAGCGACAGATATTGATGGATATTATTCAATTATTAATGTTCCGCCGGGAAACTATGAAGTTAAAGCCTCGGCAATAGGATATAACAGCGTTACTTATCAGGATGTAAAAGTCTCAATTGATCTTACCACCACAATTGATTTTCAACTATCTGAAGCATCTGTTGAGTTGGGTGAAGAAGTTGTAGTTATAGCTACAAAACCATTAGTAAAGATGGATTTAACAGCTAGCACTTCTATTGTTGGTGATGATGTTATTTCTCAACTCCCTGTCGCTGAAGTTCAGGATGTGTTAAAACTTCAAGCGGGCGTTGTTGTTTCCGGGGGAAACATTCACATCAGAGGTGGAAGAGCTAACCAGGTTGCTTACCAAATTGATGGAGTTCCTGTTACTGACGTTTACGATGGAAGCAGTGTTATTAATGTGAATCAAAACTCTGTCCAGGAATTACAAGTTATCAGTGGTGCATTTAATGCTGAATATGGTCAGGCTCAATCAGGTGTTGTAAATCTTGTTACAAAAGATGGCAATAATGAATTTAATGGAAATCTTCAACTGTACAGCGGTGATTATGTTTCCGATAGAACAGATGTTTTTACAAACGTAGACGATTTAAACCCGATAGGAATCAGAAATATTGAAGGGAGTCTTAGCGGACCAATTCTTCAGGATGAGTTATTCTTCTACGTAAATGGACGATATTATTACAACGCTGGATATCTATACGGTCAAAGAGTATATTTGATAAGTGATCGTGCCATTGAAAATCCTATTACTCAGGAATTCGAAGTTCAGGAAAGTGGTGATGGCGAATTTGTTTCGATGAACGAAAGTGAAACTATCTATGGTCAGGGGAAATTAACTTACCAACTATTCCAGGGTTTTAAACTAAGTTATAATTATTTGCTTGAGCAAAGAGATTATTTTGATTATGATCATAACAATAAACTGACACCGGATAATAATCTCCAAAGATTCAATAAATCATACACAAATATTTTAGCAATAAATCATGCTGTATCTAACAACAGCTTCTATACCTTGAATTTAAGTTATGCATACAGAGATTACAGGCAGTATTTATTTGAGGAGATTTATACAGGCAACGCAGCTAAACCAACAAATTACGAAGACAATTCAACGGTAGTAACTCCACCTTACAGCTTTGCAGTTGGGGGTACAAACAATAATCGTTTTGTAAGAAATACGGGAACGTACGGAGCCAAGCTTGATTGGACATCTCAGCTTACACAGGAAATTAATTTGCAGTTTGGCGGCGATTACAGATATAATGAGATTTATCTTGAGAATATTAATCTTGTTCCGATGGTTGATGAAAACGGCCAGAAAGTCACTCCATATAATGTGGATGTCCCAAATATTTCTTCAACAGATTATGACACCTATAATCATGAACCAAATGAAATTGCTGGATATGTTCAATCAAAGTTCGAAGCATTTAATCTGATTTTCAATCTGGGTTTAAGAGTTGATTACTTCCAGCCAGATGGAGTTGTGCTTAATGATCCGACTGATCCTAATATTTACAACCCGCTGAAACCAAATAACAGATTTAATGACGCAAATGGAAACGGAGTTCAGGATCCAGGCGAAGCATCTAAAACTTTTGAAGAAAGAGAAACCTACTGGTATAGAGATGCTACCTCTAAAACACAGGTAAGTCCTCGTGTAGGTTTGGCGTTTCCGATTTCAGCGAATGGTGTTGTTCATTTTTCATATGGACATTTTTTACAGCTTCCGCGATATGAATACCTTTATCAGAATCCAAGGTTTAAACTAGGCGTAAATTCTGGTAATGCCGGCTTGTTTGGTAACGCTGACCTGGAACCGCAGAAAACTGTTAAGGGTGAAATTGGATTGCAGCAGCAAATCGGAGATGATATGTCAGTTGATGCAACAGTTTTCTTTGAAGATTTTAGAAATCTTACCGGAACCCAAACCCAGGATGTAGTTGTATTTGGCGGAGCTCAAACATACAGTCAATATATTAACTCAGATTTTGGAAGTTCAAGAGGATTCGTTTTAAAATTCACAAAAAGATTTTCCGGCGGATTCGCAGCTTACGTAGATTATACATTCTCCGATACAAAAGGAAATGCTTCAGATCCAGCCGATTCGAGGAATGCTGCACTTGGCGGTGCATTGCCAGAAACATATATAGCTCCTTTAAACTGGGATCAAACACACACACTAAATGTATCATTAGCTTATTCCAAAGCAAGTGATTGGGGATTTTCTCTTATTGGTAATTTCTTTTCAGGTCAGCCTTACACGCCAGCAGTTAACAAAAATACAAGAGTTACACAAAATGCTTTCCCAAGAAACAGTGCTGATAAACCCACAATTGTAAATGTTGATCTAAGAGTTTACAAGGATTTTGAAATAGCATCGGGTACCTTACTATCTGTTTTCCTAAGAGTGTTTAACCTATTAGACTTTGATAATCCTGTTAATATTTATACAGATACTGGAGATCCTTTCTTCACTTTTGCAAAACTTGAAGCAGAGAAAATAAATCCGACTCTATATAATAATTCACTTGACGAACTTTATACTAATCCTACTTATTTCTCTGAGCCAAGGAGAGTTGAGTTAGGATTAGGTTTAAACTTTTAA
- a CDS encoding cyclic nucleotide-binding domain-containing protein, whose amino-acid sequence MPITRTTRDIRSNKLFTGLKESLLNSFFDQKEIREAREGDIIYRTGDPGNDLYLIIKGEVKLKFPSHSYVASKILNDFFGEKELQDETKRISSAMAFSKVVYYRIDKSILQSIFKKIPQIAENFGKFGEFKLPEPTLDAERKFNISERDRPVRFRAFANDNKLEDEKKSEKEPPPVQTQQLLPDLELMEKSIEIEDELILEDNLELEQALEELSEMTEDDQIDLLEPIAAEEYEVTPQSEPAENLPPDSSEPEIISSEIKANDEVKIAPVETGINREVVRKIFLALNRIFSGISMTELVKNTKRSIRDLTNSESADLIFVEEKNSSMYKIITQEGKSKNEFFEIADGLTGACALRKSPINFDRPTEDSRFNSKIDYPGPARMKRILYFPVMNDVGETIAVIQTARDNKKFSDDEVSYLTMISKQLETAISRTKTLESLLNKEKLNSGRKLRDVITKELHIPIDIIDSYTKILSSKNLPSDTDDIVRMLQKQAASVIDLTDSMLKVLVDEIALESGKVHFNEFIDDVLELLSEYCETQGVKLYKKIGDGAVVDIDRAKLFTAIFQLIKACVADCRDAGKIYFSTELSMDKISVSIQDEGKGVIVFPEGEILDYFYYKEKIKEDEVHLLLAKKIITAHSGSVDVESIKGVGSTFHLFLPVAN is encoded by the coding sequence ATGCCAATTACCCGGACAACCCGAGATATCAGAAGTAACAAACTTTTCACTGGCCTGAAAGAATCCCTGCTTAATTCCTTTTTTGATCAAAAAGAAATTAGAGAGGCCAGAGAAGGCGATATTATTTACAGAACCGGTGATCCTGGCAATGATCTTTATCTTATAATCAAAGGAGAAGTAAAGCTTAAGTTTCCATCCCACAGCTATGTTGCCAGTAAAATATTAAATGATTTTTTTGGTGAAAAAGAGCTTCAGGATGAGACGAAAAGAATTTCTTCTGCTATGGCTTTTAGTAAAGTGGTTTACTACAGAATTGACAAATCGATCCTTCAATCAATATTCAAAAAAATCCCCCAAATAGCAGAAAATTTCGGAAAATTCGGTGAATTTAAATTGCCCGAACCCACTCTTGATGCTGAAAGGAAATTTAATATATCCGAAAGAGATAGACCGGTCCGGTTTCGTGCATTTGCAAATGACAATAAATTAGAAGATGAAAAAAAATCTGAAAAGGAACCACCTCCGGTACAAACTCAGCAATTATTGCCTGATCTTGAATTGATGGAAAAATCCATTGAGATAGAAGATGAACTTATTCTGGAAGATAATCTTGAGCTTGAACAAGCTTTGGAAGAATTGAGTGAAATGACAGAAGATGATCAGATTGACTTGTTAGAGCCGATTGCAGCAGAGGAATATGAAGTTACACCACAATCAGAGCCAGCTGAAAATCTGCCACCGGATTCTAGTGAACCAGAAATTATATCTTCGGAAATTAAAGCTAACGACGAAGTAAAAATCGCTCCTGTTGAAACTGGTATTAACAGAGAAGTCGTAAGAAAAATATTCCTCGCTCTTAATCGGATCTTCAGCGGAATAAGTATGACTGAGTTAGTGAAAAACACAAAAAGATCGATCCGCGATCTTACAAATTCTGAAAGTGCCGATCTGATTTTTGTGGAAGAAAAAAATTCATCAATGTACAAGATTATTACACAGGAAGGTAAAAGCAAAAACGAATTTTTTGAAATAGCGGATGGATTGACAGGTGCATGCGCACTTCGAAAATCACCTATAAATTTTGACAGGCCAACTGAAGACAGCCGTTTTAATTCAAAGATAGACTATCCAGGTCCGGCAAGAATGAAACGGATTCTCTACTTCCCTGTTATGAATGATGTTGGTGAAACAATCGCAGTTATTCAGACAGCACGGGATAACAAAAAATTTAGTGATGATGAAGTATCTTACCTTACAATGATAAGCAAGCAGCTTGAAACAGCCATTTCACGCACCAAAACTCTTGAATCACTTCTGAACAAAGAAAAACTAAATTCCGGAAGAAAACTCAGAGATGTTATCACAAAGGAGTTACATATCCCGATAGATATTATCGACAGCTACACTAAAATATTAAGCTCTAAAAATCTTCCTTCTGATACAGATGATATTGTAAGAATGCTGCAGAAACAAGCAGCCTCTGTTATTGATCTGACCGACAGTATGCTGAAAGTATTAGTTGATGAAATAGCACTTGAAAGCGGCAAGGTTCATTTCAACGAATTCATTGACGATGTACTCGAACTCCTTTCCGAGTACTGCGAAACACAGGGAGTGAAGCTGTATAAAAAAATCGGAGATGGCGCAGTCGTAGATATTGATCGTGCTAAATTATTTACTGCAATTTTTCAGTTGATTAAAGCCTGTGTTGCTGATTGCCGAGATGCTGGAAAAATCTATTTCAGTACAGAACTTTCTATGGATAAAATTTCAGTTTCAATTCAGGATGAAGGTAAAGGTGTTATTGTATTCCCCGAAGGTGAAATTCTGGATTACTTTTACTACAAAGAAAAGATAAAAGAAGATGAAGTTCATTTACTTCTCGCAAAAAAAATTATCACTGCTCACTCCGGAAGTGTTGATGTGGAAAGTATTAAGGGAGTGGGTTCAACATTTCACTTGTTTCTACCGGTTGCTAACTAA
- a CDS encoding zinc ribbon domain-containing protein → MPIFEYKCSVCNNKFEFLHKSTTQQEEVICPVCKSDENRKLFSSFSASIKSGSNSLAGECSTGSCGLPVNTCSSGMCGLN, encoded by the coding sequence ATGCCAATATTTGAATACAAATGTTCCGTCTGCAACAATAAATTCGAATTCCTCCACAAATCTACAACTCAGCAGGAAGAAGTAATCTGTCCTGTCTGCAAATCAGATGAAAACAGAAAATTATTTTCTTCATTCAGTGCAAGTATCAAGAGTGGATCAAATTCTTTGGCCGGGGAGTGCAGCACAGGCAGCTGTGGTTTACCCGTAAATACTTGTTCCTCAGGGATGTGCGGTCTAAATTAA